The DNA sequence TGAGGCCGTATGgaaccctcgaacaacctcccccttaattgagactcaactcctttttctagagccctcgaacaaagtacaccctttgttcgacacttgagtcacttttgactacacctttgaggctcacTTCTTTGTtagatatttgaggattctattgacatgactgagttaagggcatgactctaataccatgttaggaaccacaactctccacaatggtatgatattgtccactatgagcataagctctcatggtgttgcttttggtttctccaaaaggcctcataccaatggagatgtattatttacttaaaaacacatgatcattcccttaattagccaatgtgggactctctccTAAAAGTCCTCAACCGTATCAGTACGAAAGAGATGGGAATTATAGGCTAGCTATCTTATTGTTACTTTCTAAAGGAAAAAAGTGTTGGTTGGTCACATTTTAATGTTTACATAGCCAGCTTTTAAGAAGAAAGTGTCTCATATTATCCCTTGTGAGAGAATTGAGTATCAACATTAAAGCATAGTTATGAATAGAGTGATTTATTGATTAGAATAAGGTGTTTATGTTACTTGGTTGGTAATGATGCATTCATTTTCTAAGTGAAATAGTGATTTGATTTCTTGAAACTTGACGTGAATGCTAGgagtttgttgttttctttgggttattaaggaaaatagaaaagtggGGTTTTGAGTTCATCATCAAGACATGATCAAGAGTAAAAGTTTAATATTCTTTGTGAactatttttagtttaacaaTTTATAGTTTCCTTAAGTTCATGTCTAGTGGTCAGATGTAAATAGTATGTTGGTAGAAtatattatctgctttggcctgttacgtatcgataccagtctcacggttttaaaaagcgtctactaggtttccacacccttataaggactGCTTTGTtaccctcttcaaccgatgtgagatttcacaatccatcccccttgggGGTCCAGTGTTCTTGCTGGCatatcgtccagtgtctggctctgataccattcgtaacaacccaaatccaccgctaacagatattgtccactttcgCTTGCtatgtatcgccatcagcctcacggttttaagacgtgtctactagggagagatttccacacccttataaggaatgcttagttcccctctccaaccgatgtgggatctcataatccacccccccttgggtgcccaacgtcctcgctggtacaacatccagtgtttggctctaataccatttgtaacagcccaagcctaccactagcagatattgtctgctttggcccgttacgtattgccgtcagccttacggttttaagacgcgtctactagggagaggtttccacacctttataaggaatgcttagttctcctctccaaccgatgtgggatctcacaatctacccctttggaggcccaacatcctcgctggtacaccgcccggtatctggctttgataccatttgttacagcccaagcccatcgctagcagatattgtccactttggcctattacgtattgtcgttagcctcacggttttaagacacgtctactaaagaaaggtttccatatccttataaggaGTGCTTAGTTCCCCTttctaactgatgtggaatctcacaactAGATCGATAAAGTTGAAGAATATTGTGGATCaatgatggaaaaaaaatcttaaaaccAGCCAAATGAGCTtggttttagtttttattgtCATTGAAATCACAtgaacacaaatttaaaagcttGATTTGTTCTCTGCTGTAGAAATGATAGAACTAAAGCAAAGAACATGAGATTCCTGCCAAACAGAAATATAAGTGCTATTGTATATATTTGTAGTGATCATGCATTTTTCAGCAAAGATTATGTGAGAAAGTTTTGACAATGTCGATGGTTTCTTCAATTCCTAACAGATCGATTTGTGTATTCAATATGCAGATTCATTATCATCACTGAAACAGAAATCTCGATCGGAGGTGTTCTAAGCCGAGGCCATTGCCTTGTGATGAACACATTGATCCCATTCATATGAAGTAGTGATGCATTTGTTCTAGATGAAGACAGGTCACAAGTACCAAATAGACATGGGTGACATGAAAGTTCTGCCCGGTCCACGACCTCGTACTACCAAGAGGCCGTTATGGATTATTATCTTGGTTTCTATGGTCTGTGTGTTCCTAATATGTGCTTATATCTATCCACCCAGTGGCACAGGGGCCTGTTACATATTTTCTGATAAGGGATGCAGGGTTATTACTGACTGGCTCCCACCTTCACCTGCAAGGGAACTAAGTGATGCTGAGATTGCATCACGTATTGTTATTAGAGAAATTTTGAACACTCCATTTGTTCCATTGAAAACTCCTAAAATTgcattcttgttcttgactcGTGGTTCCCTGCCTTTTGAGAAGCTATGGGATAATTTTTTCAAGGTAAGTTTCTGTATTTTCTTACTGTTACTTATATTTCATCAACAGTTTACTCATTATTGTATTTGCATTTATCTGTGATGCTGATGCTGGAATGTTCGTTAACAATAGTTGGACTCCACGTGATAAAAAATGTGCTTTACATTTGTAATCGcctaagcctaccgctagtagatagtgtcctctttgggctttccctttcgggcttcccctcaaggcttttaaaacacgtatgctagggagaggtttccacacccatatgaagaatgcttcgttctcctccccaactgatgtgggatctcacaatccacccccttttggggccagcgtcctcgctgacacacgttcccttctccaattgatgtgagactCCTCAATCNccccccccccccccccccttcaGTCCAGCGTGGCACACTGCTTTGTGTCCACCTCCTttcggggcttagcctcctcgctggcaccatcgcccggtgtttggcgtttatactatttgtaacagcccaagcccactgctagcagatcttgtcctctttggacttttactttcgggcttcccctcaaggcttttaaaacgtgtctgctaaggagaggtttccacacgcttataaagaatgtttcgttctcctcctcaaccgatgtggatctcacgatccaccccctttcgaggcctagcgtcctcgctggcactcattcccttctgcaatcgatgtgggactccctaatctaccccccttcgagcccagcgtcctttctggcataccgcctcgtgtccaccctccttcagggctcagccttctCCCAGACACATcgtttggtgtctggctctgataccatttgtaaccgcctaaacctattgctagtagatattgtcctctttgggcttttcctttcccctcaaggtttttaaaacgcgtctggtagagagaggtttccacacccttataaagaatgcttcattttcctccccaatcgatgtgggatctcacatcattagtttcaattctttcatCATACCAGCTTTTCTAGTACCTAAACCTGGCACGTCGACAAACAACAGAATCTAGATGATCAAGGTTACAGAAACAACCTAGATAATGTGGGAAAATCTCACGTACAGTTGGGATGAATTGCTTAAAATTATAATGCTTCTAGTTTTATAGGATGGCATATGTTTTATACCCCTTGTTCTCGAATCACAATCTGAATCTCATACATATGTCAATCTCTAACGTCTAATGATGCTAGTGAAGCCTatatcattatattttcaGCTGAAACTATTCCCATCTCTTGTCAGGGCCATGAAGagaaattctctatttatatcCATGCATCTAAGGAAAAGCCAGTGCACGTCAGCCGATACTTCGCTGGTCGAGAAACTCATAGCGATGAGGTCTATATATTTCCATGATTGATATCATTATGTGCATGTTCTTCCAGTTATCATTACACTTTGGTTTGTGCTAATACTGCTATCAATCACTGATCTATACTCCTTATAACCAGTTTGGTGAACTCATTGTATATTCAGGTTATATGGGGTAAAATTTCGATGGTCGACGCAGAGAGAAGATTGTTAGCAAACGCTCTTCACGATCCCGATAATCAGCACTTCGTTTTACTTTCTGATAGGTGATTTTAAGATGGAATCATTTCAAATTCTCAATTCAAACCATGATTACTTTTGCTATTTGTAGAACTGATTTATTATATCTGGAATCGCAGTTGTGTACCGTTGCATAATTTCGATTATATCTATCAgtatttgatcaataccaaTCTCAGTTACGTGGACTGGTGAGCAATACACGATCGATCTATCGAACACAAAATTGATATAGAGATATGGATGActtatttatcataatttgaTCATGTGTTTAGCTTTAAGGATCCTGGTCCTCATGGAAATGGGAGATATTCAAAGCATATGTTAcctgaaattgaaatgaaagactTCAGAAAGGGTGCTCAGGTATGTTTGAAATGTTCATAAAGACTTGTAAACGTGCATGTATCTTCAAT is a window from the Cucurbita pepo subsp. pepo cultivar mu-cu-16 chromosome LG07, ASM280686v2, whole genome shotgun sequence genome containing:
- the LOC111799334 gene encoding uncharacterized protein LOC111799334; translated protein: MKTGHKYQIDMGDMKVLPGPRPRTTKRPLWIIILVSMVCVFLICAYIYPPSGTGACYIFSDKGCRVITDWLPPSPARELSDAEIASRIVIREILNTPFVPLKTPKIAFLFLTRGSLPFEKLWDNFFKGHEEKFSIYIHASKEKPVHVSRYFAGRETHSDEVIWGKISMVDAERRLLANALHDPDNQHFVLLSDSCVPLHNFDYIYQYLINTNLSYVDCFKDPGPHGNGRYSKHMLPEIEMKDFRKGAQWFSMKRQHALIVVADNLYYSKFRDYCKPGLEGHNCIADEHYLPTFFHMTDPEGIANWSITHVDWSERKWHPKSYGAQDVTYELLQNITSIDVSVHVTSDERKEVQRWPCLWNGVQRPCYLFARKFYPEALDNLMNLFSNYSSLSA